A genomic window from Astyanax mexicanus isolate ESR-SI-001 unplaced genomic scaffold, AstMex3_surface scaffold_37, whole genome shotgun sequence includes:
- the tp53i11b gene encoding tumor protein p53-inducible protein 11b, whose protein sequence is MAAKSHPPLMKKHSQTDLVSRLKTRKILGVGGEDDEGEVHRSKISQMLGNEIKFAVREPVGLRIWILFSAVAFTVMALMALAFPNQLYEVVFEREETATSVSIRLYGGALLSLSLIMWNGLYTAEKVIIQWTLLSESCYFGIQFLVTSVTLVELGLLSNHAILLLLSRVLFLSISLSYYYHLGRRPKKI, encoded by the exons ATGGCAGCTAAAAGTCATCCACCGCTAATGAAAAAGCACAGTCAGACTGATCTTGTGAGTCGACTGAAGACACGCAAGATCCTGGGAGTAGGAGGAGAAGATGATGAAGGAGAGGTGCACAGGTCAAAG atCAGTCAGATGCTGGGGAATGAGATAAAGTTTGCAGTGCGTGAGCCTGTAGGTTTGAG AATATGGATTCTGTTCTCAGCAGTGGCCTTTACAGTAATGGCCTTAATG GCCTTGGCTTTTCCTAATCAGCTTTATGAAGTTGTATTTGAAAGGGAAGAAACAGCCACCAGTGTCTCGATACGTCTGTACGGAGGAGCCCTGCTGA gtctTTCTCTGATCATGTGGAATGGTCTGTACACTGCTGAGAAAGTGATTATTCAGTGGACTCTGCTCAGTGAATCCTGCTACTTTGGAATCCAatttttag TAACCTCAGTCACGCTGGTGGAGCTCGGCCTACTGTCCAACCACGCCATCCTGCTCCTGCTCAGCCGCGTCCTCTTCCTCTCCATCAGCCTCTCCTACTACTACCACCTCGGACGTCGACCCAAAAAGATCTGA